The proteins below are encoded in one region of Nitrospira lenta:
- a CDS encoding response regulator transcription factor has product MLVVDDHQVLLRALEGWLRGVPLVKVAGICGSAKEALGCLSERHPDLVLMDANMPDMGGLEAVELIKQWNASVRVVIMSFDEVHLAIARRMPLVDRAIDKHHLREQFPLLIQEVARSRRSSELPPSGLWT; this is encoded by the coding sequence GTGTTGGTGGTTGACGACCATCAGGTCCTCCTCCGCGCTTTGGAGGGCTGGTTGCGCGGGGTGCCCCTGGTCAAGGTCGCCGGGATTTGCGGATCGGCCAAAGAGGCCCTCGGTTGCCTTTCTGAACGGCACCCTGATCTGGTGTTGATGGATGCCAATATGCCGGACATGGGTGGCCTCGAAGCGGTCGAACTGATCAAGCAATGGAATGCGTCCGTTCGAGTGGTCATCATGTCCTTCGATGAAGTCCATCTCGCCATTGCGCGGAGGATGCCACTGGTTGACCGGGCCATCGATAAGCACCATCTGCGAGAACAGTTCCCGCTGCTGATTCAAGAGGTCGCTCGGTCCAGGCGCTCCTCTGAGCTGCCGCCTTCTGGCCTCTGGACGTGA
- a CDS encoding carboxypeptidase M32, with the protein MKTVATLAPLTTQLLEITRINSAASVLSWDQETYMPAGGGEARAEQIAVLQGIAHDKLVAPDIERFLAATVDPATGQAIDQPGDLWDEPSRSLLREIWRDFSRAKKLPSDFVIRLSRETSLAQQVWAEAKAQNNFRQFLPNLRTVLALKREEAEYLGYETSPYDAMLDAYEPGATIATLRPLFAQMKARLVPLLKRVTQSPNQIDDRILRHAYDQTRQLEFGRLVLVAMGYDFERGRLDLSAHPFTTSFHPTDVRVTTRIHEHELQSCLFSCIHEGGHGLYDQGLDQRYFGTPLGESVSLGIHESQSRMWENSVGRSRAFWQFFYPILQQTFHDQLHGIDLEHFYAAINCVKPSLIRVEADELTYNLHIMLRFEIEQDLIEGRTNPGDLPDIWNQKMQDYLGITPPTDAEGVLQDVHWSFGAFGYFPTYTLGNLYSVQFFEQAKLEMPHLNEEIAAGQLLGLRRWLEQKIHRWGRMFTPDHLARRVTGTSLNPEPFLTYLETKYSELYKL; encoded by the coding sequence GTGAAGACTGTCGCGACGCTTGCACCCCTGACAACCCAGCTGTTGGAGATCACCAGAATCAACAGCGCCGCATCCGTCTTGTCCTGGGATCAGGAAACGTACATGCCCGCCGGTGGCGGGGAAGCGCGCGCGGAGCAGATCGCCGTACTCCAAGGTATCGCACACGACAAACTCGTCGCCCCGGACATCGAACGATTCCTCGCCGCTACCGTCGACCCGGCGACCGGACAGGCCATCGATCAACCGGGCGACCTGTGGGACGAACCCTCACGCTCGTTGCTCCGTGAGATCTGGCGCGATTTCAGCCGCGCGAAAAAGCTCCCCTCCGATTTTGTGATCCGCCTCAGCCGGGAAACCTCCCTGGCACAACAGGTCTGGGCCGAAGCCAAAGCGCAGAACAACTTCCGCCAGTTTCTCCCTAACCTCCGCACGGTGTTGGCGCTCAAGCGGGAAGAGGCTGAATACCTCGGGTACGAGACCTCGCCCTACGATGCGATGCTGGACGCCTACGAACCCGGGGCCACCATCGCCACGCTCCGGCCGCTGTTCGCCCAGATGAAAGCGCGTCTCGTGCCGCTGCTCAAGCGCGTGACCCAGAGCCCGAATCAGATCGACGACCGCATTCTCCGGCATGCGTACGATCAGACCCGGCAGCTGGAATTCGGCCGGCTGGTACTGGTCGCCATGGGCTATGATTTCGAGCGCGGACGGCTGGATCTCTCCGCCCATCCGTTCACGACGTCGTTCCATCCGACCGACGTGCGCGTGACCACTCGCATCCATGAGCACGAACTCCAATCCTGTCTCTTCAGCTGTATTCACGAAGGCGGCCACGGCCTCTACGACCAAGGACTCGACCAGCGCTACTTCGGGACGCCGCTCGGAGAATCCGTGTCGCTCGGTATCCACGAGAGTCAGTCACGCATGTGGGAAAACTCCGTAGGGCGGTCACGCGCGTTCTGGCAGTTCTTCTACCCGATCCTGCAACAGACGTTTCACGACCAATTGCACGGTATCGATCTGGAGCACTTCTATGCCGCGATCAATTGCGTGAAGCCCTCCTTAATCCGCGTCGAAGCCGATGAGCTGACCTACAATCTGCACATCATGCTCCGCTTCGAAATCGAGCAGGATCTCATCGAAGGCCGGACCAACCCCGGCGATTTACCGGACATCTGGAACCAGAAGATGCAAGACTATCTCGGCATCACGCCCCCGACTGATGCCGAAGGCGTGTTGCAGGACGTCCACTGGTCGTTCGGCGCCTTTGGGTACTTCCCGACCTATACCCTGGGCAACCTCTATTCAGTTCAGTTCTTCGAACAAGCCAAGCTGGAAATGCCCCACTTGAACGAGGAGATCGCGGCCGGCCAATTGCTGGGGCTGCGCCGCTGGCTGGAACAGAAAATCCACCGTTGGGGCCGCATGTTTACCCCTGACCATCTCGCCCGGCGCGTGACGGGGACGAGTCTCAACCCCGAGCCCTTCCTGACCTACCTGGAAACGAAGTACAGCGAGCTCTACAAGCTGTAA
- a CDS encoding addiction module protein: MSSDVAQIEAKIRSLSFEDKTELLKVLIGELDGPADTNVEQAWLREAQRRHREIAEGKVQPVPAQQVFDHLRARLKK; this comes from the coding sequence ATGTCCAGCGATGTTGCCCAGATCGAAGCAAAGATCCGGTCGTTGAGTTTCGAGGACAAGACCGAGTTGTTGAAGGTGCTGATCGGTGAACTCGATGGCCCGGCTGACACGAATGTCGAGCAGGCCTGGTTGAGGGAAGCCCAACGTCGTCATCGAGAGATCGCCGAGGGGAAGGTGCAGCCAGTTCCAGCCCAACAGGTGTTTGATCATCTTCGCGCCCGCCTGAAGAAATGA
- a CDS encoding alkaline phosphatase D family protein: MPVGASHFQGLSAGLDPSSFIEKGLSMRFITPLIATILLSLIPAGCTSASREGLPPGSPFQAEVVIKPETLPQGIAVGDVTGHSAALWTRTDGPAMVHIEWAPASAWDAAEKMGTVVWPLLRTNRVTTTAESDFTATIPLSGLVPRTHYRYHVLVGPVAVPHEHIDAVLAARGEFMTLPDEGTSVPVTFAWSGDLGGQQRCRVGADGYPIFDVLRRQPLDFFLFLGDTIYSDDVCPAPPNEPGADFKATTLDQYRARHRYQRGSLPLRRFLASVPVYVTWDDHEVKNNFAGPYEAQMPAGRQALREYWPIASPSDDPQRLYRTVRYGADMELFILDDRQYRSRNSDPDGQEKTMLGKEQLRWLLQGLRHSQATWKVIATSVPLSIPKGGGATVPGNDGWAGGPDGTGFEYERQLIVDTILTQHLKNVVFLAGDVHYVQASAYDPNGDGVPDFHEFVAGPLSAAPGRMSPPTLALNATNLIQEGGYYNFGLVRVSSSAFDVTVLDDKGAVRFSHHLSAK; encoded by the coding sequence ATGCCGGTGGGTGCCTCTCATTTTCAAGGCCTCAGTGCCGGGCTTGATCCCTCCAGCTTCATAGAAAAAGGACTGTCCATGCGATTTATTACCCCGCTGATTGCCACGATTCTGCTGTCTCTTATTCCGGCCGGTTGCACGTCTGCTTCACGAGAGGGATTGCCTCCAGGCAGTCCGTTTCAGGCTGAGGTGGTGATCAAGCCGGAGACGCTTCCGCAAGGGATCGCGGTCGGCGATGTCACCGGGCATAGCGCCGCGTTATGGACGCGAACGGATGGTCCGGCGATGGTGCACATCGAATGGGCGCCTGCGTCGGCCTGGGATGCGGCGGAGAAGATGGGAACGGTGGTGTGGCCTCTCTTGCGGACGAATCGAGTGACCACGACGGCGGAGAGCGATTTTACGGCGACGATTCCGCTGTCCGGCTTGGTTCCCCGCACGCACTATCGGTATCACGTGCTGGTGGGGCCTGTGGCTGTGCCGCATGAACATATCGACGCGGTGCTGGCGGCGCGCGGGGAGTTCATGACGCTGCCGGATGAGGGGACGTCGGTCCCGGTCACGTTTGCGTGGAGCGGCGATCTGGGTGGTCAGCAGCGGTGCCGGGTCGGAGCGGACGGGTATCCGATCTTTGATGTCCTGCGGCGACAGCCCCTCGACTTCTTCCTGTTTCTGGGGGACACGATTTATAGCGATGATGTCTGTCCTGCGCCTCCCAACGAACCGGGGGCTGATTTTAAAGCTACCACGCTGGACCAGTATCGGGCGCGGCATCGGTATCAGCGCGGGTCGCTGCCGTTGCGACGGTTTCTGGCATCGGTGCCGGTGTATGTGACCTGGGACGATCATGAAGTGAAGAATAACTTCGCCGGACCGTATGAAGCGCAGATGCCGGCGGGTCGTCAGGCCTTGCGCGAGTATTGGCCGATTGCGTCGCCCTCCGACGATCCGCAGCGGCTGTATCGGACGGTGCGCTATGGCGCGGATATGGAACTGTTCATTCTGGACGATCGCCAATATCGCAGCAGAAATTCGGATCCGGACGGGCAGGAGAAGACGATGCTCGGCAAGGAGCAGTTGCGGTGGTTGTTGCAGGGGTTGCGTCATTCGCAGGCTACGTGGAAGGTAATCGCGACGTCGGTCCCGCTGTCGATCCCCAAGGGGGGAGGGGCGACGGTCCCCGGTAACGATGGATGGGCGGGCGGGCCTGATGGGACAGGGTTTGAGTATGAACGGCAGCTGATCGTCGATACGATTCTCACGCAGCATCTCAAGAATGTGGTGTTCCTGGCGGGGGATGTGCACTACGTGCAAGCCAGTGCATACGACCCGAACGGGGACGGGGTGCCTGATTTTCATGAGTTTGTGGCGGGACCGCTTTCCGCAGCGCCAGGACGCATGTCGCCTCCGACGCTGGCGCTCAACGCGACGAATCTGATTCAAGAAGGCGGGTACTACAATTTCGGTCTGGTGCGGGTTTCCAGCTCTGCATTCGATGTGACCGTGCTCGACGATAAGGGAGCCGTTCGTTTCTCCCATCACCTCTCGGCGAAGTAG
- a CDS encoding nuclear transport factor 2 family protein, with amino-acid sequence MLEQRIDEVTKANQAFYEAFGSLDIAKMDRVWAHQEYVTCIHPGWTLRSDWPEVRDSWVLIFNNTFSMQFELSEVMIQVAGDMAWVICVESITSQQSDEPQEAKVLATNLFERIGDEWLMIHHHGSAVMG; translated from the coding sequence ATGCTCGAACAACGCATCGACGAAGTCACTAAAGCCAATCAAGCTTTCTACGAGGCCTTCGGGAGCCTCGATATCGCCAAGATGGATCGTGTCTGGGCGCATCAGGAATATGTCACCTGCATTCATCCCGGCTGGACGCTACGGTCGGACTGGCCCGAAGTGCGCGATTCCTGGGTGCTGATTTTTAACAATACCTTCTCCATGCAATTTGAATTGTCCGAGGTCATGATCCAGGTCGCGGGCGACATGGCCTGGGTGATCTGCGTCGAAAGCATTACCAGTCAGCAATCCGACGAGCCGCAAGAGGCCAAAGTGCTCGCGACCAACCTCTTCGAACGCATCGGCGACGAGTGGCTCATGATTCATCATCATGGGTCGGCGGTCATGGGCTAG
- a CDS encoding type II toxin-antitoxin system RelE/ParE family toxin gives MTLEFHPEAELELIEAAVYYEQQVPGLGERFEAEIRRATDLLLDQPEIGTPADQNLRKFILTRFPFTLYYNVAGDVLRIEAVAHQYRRPGYWKVRGVGK, from the coding sequence ATGACGCTGGAGTTCCACCCCGAAGCGGAGTTGGAACTCATTGAAGCCGCTGTGTACTATGAACAGCAAGTGCCAGGTTTAGGCGAGCGATTTGAAGCTGAGATTCGCCGTGCAACAGATCTCTTGCTTGACCAGCCTGAGATTGGGACTCCAGCCGATCAAAATCTTCGGAAGTTCATTCTGACCCGCTTTCCGTTTACCCTGTATTACAACGTCGCTGGTGATGTTTTGCGCATTGAGGCAGTCGCGCATCAATACCGGCGTCCTGGTTATTGGAAAGTGAGAGGTGTGGGCAAGTAG
- a CDS encoding O-methyltransferase, whose amino-acid sequence MKMLVAPEIEAYAQAHSMPESDVARALREDTQRTMAHAQMLVGPLEGAFLKMMAQLVGATRVLEIGMFTGYSALCFAEAIPADGRVITCEIDETSAALGRTHFANSPHGKKIEIRLGPALETMRELAGPFDVIFIDADKVNYLNYYRRAFDLLSPTGVILIDNVLWDGEVLMQPPPDEKTAAIQELNRTVASDARVTAVLVTVRDGVLVIRKKGPAS is encoded by the coding sequence ATGAAGATGCTCGTGGCTCCCGAGATCGAGGCCTATGCCCAGGCGCATTCCATGCCGGAATCGGACGTGGCCCGAGCGCTGCGCGAAGACACGCAACGGACGATGGCGCATGCCCAGATGCTGGTCGGACCGCTGGAAGGAGCCTTCCTCAAGATGATGGCGCAGTTGGTGGGCGCGACGCGGGTGCTGGAGATCGGGATGTTTACCGGCTACAGTGCCCTCTGTTTTGCGGAAGCGATCCCTGCCGATGGCCGCGTGATCACGTGTGAGATCGATGAAACATCGGCAGCCCTGGGACGAACCCATTTTGCGAACAGTCCGCACGGCAAGAAGATCGAGATCCGCCTCGGACCGGCATTGGAGACCATGCGCGAGCTGGCCGGTCCGTTCGATGTGATCTTTATCGACGCCGACAAGGTCAATTACCTGAACTACTATCGCCGGGCGTTCGATCTGCTGTCGCCCACCGGCGTCATTCTGATCGACAATGTGCTCTGGGACGGCGAGGTGCTGATGCAGCCGCCGCCTGATGAGAAGACGGCGGCGATTCAGGAATTGAATCGGACGGTGGCTAGCGATGCGCGCGTGACGGCGGTATTGGTCACGGTTCGCGACGGCGTCCTGGTAATTCGGAAGAAAGGGCCGGCGTCGTGA
- a CDS encoding DMT family transporter — protein sequence MKSSSTSAAYGALGLAAVLWGGSIVAQKLALGSFSAVEASVLRDIGGLAILFTTWWWQEGTLVRFTPADLRTLFLLGLGVLGNHLLILYGLNYVSGAVAGVIIGSAPVVTALLSAVMIQDVPLRSVWAGGLLSCAGVALVSIAGFQAAGEHPVFGGLLVFLGVVSWALYSIGSRAVMDRISPLTVNWTTLLVATVVQIPLLWTDRKMFDAGVASVTMPDWLALGYLVVFATAVAQQAWLFGVQGIGPSRASILGNLTPVAAVALSALILHEAVGPVEFMGIALILAGVWVVDRFTTMPAGTERSQE from the coding sequence GTGAAGTCGTCGTCCACCAGTGCGGCCTACGGGGCGCTTGGGCTTGCCGCTGTGTTGTGGGGCGGGTCGATTGTCGCGCAGAAGCTGGCTCTGGGGTCGTTTTCTGCCGTGGAAGCTTCTGTGTTGCGCGATATCGGCGGATTGGCGATTCTGTTCACCACCTGGTGGTGGCAGGAGGGTACGCTGGTCAGATTCACACCCGCTGATTTGCGGACGCTTTTTCTGCTCGGTCTTGGAGTGCTCGGGAACCATCTGTTGATTTTGTACGGGCTGAACTATGTCAGCGGAGCGGTGGCGGGCGTCATTATCGGCTCCGCTCCGGTCGTGACGGCGCTGCTGTCCGCCGTGATGATTCAGGATGTGCCGCTCCGATCGGTGTGGGCCGGGGGGCTGCTGTCGTGCGCCGGGGTGGCGCTGGTGTCGATTGCAGGATTTCAAGCCGCCGGCGAACATCCGGTGTTCGGCGGGTTGCTCGTGTTTCTCGGGGTGGTGAGCTGGGCGCTCTATAGCATCGGCAGCCGCGCCGTGATGGACCGGATCTCTCCCTTGACCGTCAACTGGACCACGCTGCTGGTCGCCACGGTCGTTCAGATTCCCCTTCTCTGGACCGATCGCAAGATGTTCGATGCGGGTGTGGCCTCGGTCACGATGCCGGATTGGCTGGCGCTCGGCTATCTCGTCGTCTTTGCCACGGCCGTGGCGCAGCAAGCCTGGTTGTTCGGGGTGCAAGGCATCGGGCCCTCCCGGGCGTCGATTCTCGGCAACCTCACGCCGGTTGCCGCGGTCGCTCTTTCGGCGCTGATTCTGCATGAGGCGGTCGGTCCGGTCGAGTTCATGGGGATCGCGTTGATCCTCGCCGGTGTCTGGGTGGTCGATCGATTCACGACGATGCCGGCCGGCACGGAACGTTCTCAAGAATAA
- a CDS encoding PAS domain-containing sensor histidine kinase: MTTRTIHITIGLILAGTFLLDCLTPLGYQGFLLYAVPIVLTLWLEQAWSAYLAAGLATLLVCAGLVLSPSGVSADADFLNRTLSVALFWVMAVLVNRSRVAAMDRNARQLAALVNSSVDAIISQDLNGVVVSWNGAAERLFGYGPSERIGFHLSTIMAPKQAGEDAEKSRQLLSGEAALPYDTAWLHCDGTVIALSLSRSPIRNQFGFVVGLSTIAHDITAKLEVEASYKHSEVTLQAFFESASLMMGVVEILDDDIRNLSVNRATARFMGTLQEAMRGRTASELGMSRDVVRMWLNHYRLCINGRSPVRFEYEHYDMRGGKVERRSLLATVALINHGASGVVRCSFIVDDVTEWRKAEDLLREAHAMLELRVAERTAELGNATVRARTLAQRLFDVQEAERRAVAQDLHDEIGQALTVLKLNLQQVQRDRQGTEPSLELNESIEISDQLLARVRSLALDLRPSLLDDLGLVPALRWYATRQAERAGWKLQLHLDEAPLILTGSRSIACFRVVQEAMTNIVRHAKASSVSLSLAVVSEEVRVVAQDDGCGFDVAAMRVRAQQGSSLGMLGMEERISLVGGTMTIQSIIGQGTSLIFSVPRTELQQEALSL; encoded by the coding sequence ATGACAACTCGAACAATCCATATCACGATCGGCCTGATACTGGCAGGGACATTCCTGCTGGATTGCCTTACGCCGCTGGGGTATCAGGGGTTTCTGCTCTATGCGGTGCCGATCGTGCTCACGCTCTGGTTGGAACAGGCCTGGTCTGCGTATCTTGCGGCGGGTCTGGCGACGCTCCTCGTCTGTGCCGGATTGGTTCTTTCTCCCAGCGGGGTTTCGGCGGATGCGGACTTTCTGAACCGCACGCTCAGTGTCGCGCTTTTCTGGGTCATGGCCGTGCTGGTGAACCGAAGCCGTGTGGCGGCAATGGACCGAAATGCCCGGCAATTGGCTGCGCTGGTCAATTCGTCCGTGGACGCGATCATTAGCCAGGATTTGAACGGCGTCGTCGTCAGCTGGAACGGGGCGGCCGAACGCCTGTTCGGCTATGGCCCTTCTGAGCGGATCGGATTTCACCTAAGCACAATCATGGCGCCGAAACAGGCCGGTGAAGATGCGGAGAAGAGCCGGCAGTTGCTGTCAGGAGAAGCGGCGCTTCCCTACGACACGGCGTGGCTGCATTGCGATGGAACCGTGATTGCCTTGTCGCTGAGCCGGTCTCCGATTCGAAACCAGTTCGGTTTCGTCGTGGGGCTGTCCACCATTGCGCACGACATCACGGCAAAGCTGGAGGTGGAAGCGTCGTACAAACACAGTGAAGTCACGCTCCAGGCGTTCTTTGAAAGCGCGTCGCTCATGATGGGCGTCGTGGAAATTCTTGACGACGACATTCGGAATCTGTCGGTCAACCGGGCGACGGCCAGGTTTATGGGCACGCTGCAGGAGGCGATGCGCGGGCGGACCGCCTCCGAATTGGGCATGTCTCGAGACGTGGTCCGCATGTGGCTGAATCACTATCGGCTCTGTATCAATGGCCGGTCGCCTGTGCGGTTTGAATATGAGCACTATGATATGCGCGGGGGCAAGGTGGAGCGGCGATCGTTACTGGCGACGGTCGCGCTGATCAATCACGGAGCGAGCGGGGTCGTGCGGTGCTCCTTCATTGTGGACGATGTGACGGAATGGAGAAAGGCTGAAGATCTGCTCCGGGAAGCACATGCGATGCTGGAGTTGCGCGTGGCCGAGCGCACGGCTGAACTCGGCAATGCCACCGTGCGGGCCCGGACATTGGCCCAGCGCCTTTTTGACGTGCAGGAAGCGGAGCGACGCGCCGTGGCGCAGGATCTTCATGATGAAATCGGCCAGGCCCTGACGGTGCTCAAATTGAATTTGCAGCAGGTGCAGCGTGACCGGCAAGGGACAGAGCCTTCCCTGGAGTTGAACGAAAGCATCGAGATCAGCGACCAGCTATTGGCCCGAGTGCGGAGCCTGGCGCTGGATTTGCGGCCTTCGCTGTTGGACGATCTCGGGCTGGTGCCGGCGCTGCGCTGGTATGCGACCAGGCAGGCGGAACGGGCCGGGTGGAAGTTGCAGTTGCATCTGGACGAGGCGCCGCTGATTTTGACGGGCTCTCGGAGCATCGCGTGCTTTCGCGTCGTGCAGGAAGCGATGACCAATATCGTTCGTCATGCCAAGGCCTCATCCGTGTCGCTCTCTCTTGCGGTGGTGTCCGAGGAGGTTCGCGTGGTGGCCCAGGATGACGGGTGTGGGTTCGACGTGGCGGCGATGCGGGTCCGGGCTCAGCAGGGATCGAGTCTGGGCATGTTGGGGATGGAGGAGCGGATCAGCCTGGTCGGGGGCACTATGACAATCCAGTCGATCATCGGGCAGGGAACGTCTTTGATCTTCTCCGTCCCGCGTACCGAGCTGCAGCAGGAGGCATTGTCATTATGA
- a CDS encoding response regulator, with translation MTKVRVLLAEDHQLVRAGIHALLDKMGGVLVVAEVSDGQAAVKAVEVQQPDLVLMDIAMPGLNGLEAASRITKSWPKVKVVILSMHANEEYLRQALKAGVTGYLLKGADIQELELAIRTVSRGEQYLTPSVARYALEAYQHDGAYPVNPLDRLSPRQREILQLIAEGHSTKEIAFRLSLSTKTVETHRSQLMERLDIHDVAGLVRFAIQFGLVHPSS, from the coding sequence ATGACGAAGGTCCGCGTGCTGTTGGCCGAAGATCATCAGCTGGTCAGGGCCGGAATCCATGCGCTTCTGGATAAGATGGGCGGCGTTTTGGTGGTGGCTGAGGTCAGCGATGGACAGGCCGCCGTCAAGGCGGTGGAGGTGCAGCAGCCTGATTTGGTGCTCATGGACATTGCGATGCCCGGGTTGAATGGATTGGAGGCCGCCAGCCGAATCACAAAGAGCTGGCCGAAGGTCAAGGTCGTGATCTTATCGATGCATGCCAATGAAGAGTACCTTCGGCAGGCGCTGAAGGCCGGGGTCACCGGGTACTTATTGAAAGGCGCCGATATTCAGGAATTGGAACTGGCAATCAGAACCGTCAGCAGAGGGGAGCAGTATCTGACTCCTTCGGTGGCCCGGTACGCCCTTGAGGCCTATCAGCATGACGGGGCGTATCCAGTCAACCCGCTCGATCGGCTCAGCCCGCGTCAGCGGGAGATTTTACAGCTCATCGCCGAAGGCCACTCGACCAAAGAGATTGCCTTCCGGTTGAGCCTCAGCACGAAAACGGTCGAGACGCATCGTTCGCAACTCATGGAGCGTTTGGATATTCATGATGTCGCCGGGCTCGTCCGGTTTGCGATCCAGTTCGGGTTGGTTCATCCCTCCTCATAA